From the genome of Fibrobacter sp. UWB4, one region includes:
- a CDS encoding PLP-dependent aspartate aminotransferase family protein: protein MAHSNYIETKLIHGGIDGDKVTGAVNVPIYQTSTYKQYGLGENSGWEYSRTGNPTRAALEALIAELEGGVAGFAFASGMAATTTVLSLFKQGDRIIISSNVYGGTFRVLDKVFKNLGISYSIEDTTDLKTLETKITPDVKAFFVESPANPLLTVTDLAGVAAIAKKHNILTIVDNTFMTPYLQRPIELGADIVVHSATKYLGGHSDLVAGLAVVNSKELAERLAFTQNATGAVLGPFDSFLLIRGIKTLGVRLDRHTENAETIARYLEKHEAVKHVYYPGLPTAQGYEINKKQAKNGGAMISFELRENYDIKKFFKALKLVSLAESLGGVESLVCHPATMTHASIPKEIREKVGITDGLIRLSVGIEKVDDIISDVNAAIEAAKA from the coding sequence ATGGCACATTCCAACTACATCGAAACAAAACTCATTCACGGCGGCATTGATGGCGACAAGGTTACCGGAGCAGTCAACGTTCCCATTTACCAGACTTCGACCTACAAGCAATACGGTCTTGGCGAAAACTCGGGTTGGGAATACTCCCGTACAGGAAATCCGACGCGCGCTGCGTTGGAAGCCTTAATTGCAGAACTCGAAGGTGGCGTCGCAGGCTTTGCATTCGCTTCGGGCATGGCCGCCACGACAACCGTTCTTTCGCTTTTTAAGCAAGGCGACCGCATCATCATTTCAAGCAATGTCTACGGTGGCACATTCCGTGTCCTGGATAAAGTTTTCAAGAATCTTGGCATCAGCTATTCCATCGAAGATACGACCGATTTGAAGACGCTCGAAACCAAGATCACGCCCGATGTCAAGGCGTTCTTCGTTGAAAGCCCCGCAAACCCCCTCTTGACGGTGACGGACTTGGCAGGTGTTGCAGCCATCGCCAAGAAGCACAATATCTTGACCATCGTCGATAATACATTCATGACGCCTTATTTGCAGCGTCCGATTGAATTGGGCGCAGACATTGTAGTACACAGCGCTACAAAGTATCTTGGCGGTCATAGCGATTTGGTGGCAGGACTTGCCGTCGTCAATTCCAAGGAACTCGCTGAACGCCTCGCCTTTACGCAGAACGCAACAGGCGCAGTACTCGGACCTTTCGATTCCTTCCTTTTGATTCGCGGCATCAAGACGCTCGGCGTTCGCCTGGATCGTCATACCGAAAATGCCGAAACCATCGCCCGCTACCTCGAAAAGCACGAAGCCGTGAAGCACGTTTATTATCCGGGCCTCCCGACAGCACAAGGTTACGAAATCAACAAGAAGCAGGCTAAAAATGGCGGTGCCATGATTTCATTTGAACTCCGCGAAAACTACGACATCAAGAAATTCTTTAAAGCTCTGAAGCTCGTTTCTCTCGCCGAAAGCCTGGGTGGCGTTGAAAGTCTCGTATGCCATCCCGCCACAATGACACACGCGTCCATTCCAAAGGAAATCCGCGAAAAAGTCGGCATCACCGACGGACTCATCCGCTTGTCCGTGGGCATCGAAAAAGTCGACGATATCATCTCGGATGTAAACGCAGCCATTGAAGCGGCTAAGGCATAA